The Achromobacter pestifer genome includes a region encoding these proteins:
- a CDS encoding DUF1254 domain-containing protein has translation MKLGLAILSLALLPLATGIPAALGAPQAPGAKTALTLPAPDVIMHPEYAKAIGRYAYVWGWPMVNMLNRNDRITKAPRPGLLGGILPAAPRGQVGMLHDYIVPQETFVTCPNQDVVYGLGFFSLDEEPVIAQVPDFGDRFWVYALYDQRTNQFGQLGKPYMSKPGFYLLVGPNWKGKRPAGVQAVIRSPTALANAIPRIFMDDTEQDRKAIQAKINQVVFYPLKDFNGKMKTIDWKTAPEIPNPQTDSANSGETRWVVPETFFDQFGKVLDMVPPLPGEEAMYAQFRSVLAAAARDPAIKEALLQAAKETEDQVIAPFFQWKHNGRPAGNNWNRSTNNAQTGLDYFNRTGTAKSNMFDNRPTETQYFYTDFDSAGTQLDGNQRYEITFPKGQLPPVKGFWSLTLYNKLHLFSPNELKRYSLGTKNKNLARNADGSLTLYVEPTSPGQDKEANWLPSPKEPFSLYIRAYWGQQAVLDGSWKPPQVKKMD, from the coding sequence ATGAAACTTGGACTCGCAATTCTGTCGCTCGCCTTGCTGCCGCTGGCGACCGGCATCCCGGCCGCACTCGGCGCGCCGCAGGCGCCCGGCGCCAAGACCGCGCTGACGCTACCGGCGCCAGACGTCATCATGCACCCCGAGTACGCCAAGGCCATAGGCCGCTACGCCTATGTCTGGGGCTGGCCCATGGTGAACATGCTGAACCGCAATGACCGGATAACCAAGGCGCCCCGCCCAGGCTTGCTGGGCGGAATCCTGCCTGCCGCGCCGCGTGGGCAGGTGGGCATGCTCCACGATTACATCGTCCCGCAAGAAACCTTCGTAACCTGTCCCAACCAGGACGTGGTGTACGGCCTGGGCTTTTTCTCCTTGGACGAAGAGCCCGTGATCGCCCAGGTGCCCGACTTCGGCGACCGTTTCTGGGTCTATGCGCTCTATGACCAGCGCACCAACCAGTTCGGCCAGTTGGGCAAGCCCTACATGAGCAAGCCAGGGTTCTATCTGCTGGTCGGCCCCAACTGGAAGGGCAAGCGGCCGGCCGGCGTGCAGGCGGTCATCCGCAGTCCCACCGCGCTGGCCAACGCCATCCCGCGCATTTTCATGGATGACACGGAACAGGATCGCAAGGCCATCCAGGCCAAGATAAACCAGGTGGTGTTCTATCCGTTGAAGGACTTCAACGGCAAGATGAAGACCATAGACTGGAAGACCGCGCCCGAAATCCCGAACCCTCAGACCGACAGCGCCAACTCGGGCGAAACGCGGTGGGTGGTCCCCGAGACCTTCTTCGACCAGTTCGGCAAAGTGCTGGACATGGTGCCGCCGCTGCCCGGCGAAGAAGCCATGTACGCGCAGTTCCGTTCCGTGCTTGCCGCGGCCGCGCGCGATCCCGCCATCAAGGAAGCCCTGCTCCAGGCCGCCAAGGAAACCGAGGACCAGGTCATTGCGCCGTTCTTCCAGTGGAAGCACAACGGCCGCCCCGCCGGCAACAACTGGAACCGGTCCACCAACAACGCCCAGACCGGGCTGGATTACTTCAACCGCACGGGCACGGCCAAGTCGAACATGTTCGACAACCGGCCGACCGAAACGCAGTATTTTTATACGGACTTCGATTCGGCCGGCACGCAGCTGGACGGCAACCAGCGCTATGAAATCACCTTCCCCAAAGGCCAGCTTCCGCCCGTCAAGGGTTTCTGGTCGCTGACGCTCTACAACAAGCTGCACCTCTTCAGTCCGAACGAACTCAAACGCTACTCGCTGGGCACCAAGAACAAAAACCTCGCGCGCAATGCGGACGGATCCTTGACCCTCTACGTTGAGCCGACCTCGCCTGGCCAGGACAAGGAAGCCAACTGGCTGCCATCGCCAAAAGAACCGTTCTCGCTCTACATACGCGCGTACTGGGGCCAGCAGGCCGTACTCGATGGCAGCTGGAAACCGCCGCAAGTCAAGAAAATGGATTGA
- a CDS encoding VOC family protein, with the protein MSSKNTVCIWYDSDALEAAQFYARTFPDSAVRKILRAPGDYPSGKQGDVLTVEFTVAGIPCVGLNGGPAFKHSEAFSFQISTEDQAETDRLWNAIIGNGGQASECGWCRDKWGLSWQITPRMLIEAISDPDPATAKRAFDAMMTMSKIDIAAIEAARRG; encoded by the coding sequence ATGTCCAGCAAGAACACCGTTTGTATCTGGTACGACAGCGACGCCCTGGAAGCCGCGCAGTTCTACGCGCGGACCTTTCCGGACAGCGCCGTGCGCAAGATCCTGCGCGCGCCGGGCGACTATCCCTCCGGCAAGCAGGGCGATGTGCTGACGGTGGAGTTCACCGTCGCGGGCATCCCGTGCGTGGGTTTGAACGGCGGTCCGGCCTTTAAGCACAGCGAGGCTTTTTCCTTCCAGATTTCCACCGAAGACCAGGCTGAGACTGACCGCCTGTGGAACGCCATCATCGGCAACGGCGGCCAGGCCAGCGAATGCGGCTGGTGCCGGGACAAGTGGGGCCTGTCGTGGCAGATCACGCCGCGCATGTTGATCGAAGCGATCTCGGATCCGGACCCCGCCACCGCCAAGCGCGCGTTTGACGCGATGATGACGATGAGCAAGATTGATATCGCGGCCATCGAGGCGGCGCGGCGGGGGTAG
- a CDS encoding DNA/RNA non-specific endonuclease has translation MTRAKTPASRKRSPPSRSKARAGSRSSGRFPRFLKALLFSSLASFGAATYVLNPQWRIPAPVQEVITRLGWPQQRQPAAPAAVPTAARTGAPVQTMFAECRQFFPHSRPPEVPSGQKLREVCFSAFAILHDGQTKTPVFVAERLNRQMLTQAQGQRRTDKFYAEARLPRAERAELDDYRGSGYSRGHMAPAGDMSNPEAMAQSFSLANMVPQDQTHNGGAWSSIEQDTRKYVMRAAGDVYVFTGPVYADKPKTIGSGVAVPTYIYKVVYDATSGRSWVHWQANAASTKAGPPISYEEFVKRTGIRVLPAGG, from the coding sequence ATGACGCGCGCGAAGACACCCGCTTCCAGGAAGAGAAGTCCCCCAAGCAGATCCAAGGCCCGTGCCGGTTCCCGGTCCAGCGGCCGTTTCCCCCGATTCCTGAAGGCCCTGCTGTTCTCGTCCCTGGCGAGTTTCGGCGCGGCCACCTATGTGCTGAATCCGCAGTGGCGGATTCCGGCGCCGGTGCAGGAAGTCATTACGCGCCTGGGCTGGCCGCAGCAACGCCAGCCCGCGGCCCCTGCAGCGGTGCCGACCGCGGCGCGGACTGGAGCGCCGGTTCAAACGATGTTTGCGGAATGCCGGCAGTTCTTTCCGCACTCGCGCCCGCCCGAGGTGCCGAGCGGCCAGAAGCTACGGGAGGTGTGTTTTTCGGCCTTCGCCATCCTGCATGACGGGCAGACCAAGACGCCGGTGTTCGTGGCGGAACGCCTGAACCGCCAGATGCTGACCCAGGCCCAGGGCCAACGCCGCACCGACAAGTTCTACGCCGAGGCGCGCCTGCCGCGCGCTGAACGGGCGGAACTGGACGACTATCGCGGCTCGGGCTATTCGCGCGGGCACATGGCCCCTGCCGGCGACATGTCCAACCCCGAAGCCATGGCGCAGAGCTTCTCCCTGGCCAACATGGTGCCCCAGGACCAGACGCATAACGGCGGCGCCTGGAGCAGCATCGAGCAGGACACTCGCAAATATGTGATGCGCGCGGCGGGTGACGTGTATGTCTTTACCGGGCCGGTCTACGCCGACAAGCCCAAGACCATAGGCTCCGGCGTGGCCGTGCCCACTTACATTTACAAGGTTGTGTACGACGCGACCTCGGGGCGTTCGTGGGTGCACTGGCAGGCGAACGCCGCCAGCACCAAGGCCGGGCCGCCCATCAGCTACGAGGAATTCGTCAAGCGCACGGGAATCCGGGTACTGCCGGCCGGGGGTTGA
- a CDS encoding GGDEF domain-containing protein yields the protein MYVDLLTLYFIIIGTLLASAGLTFWEHRTHPSRSGSLRILAAGFATLAVGCTVALFRAKLPGAFGSAVANLIVLSGYLLIMNGAASLSGRRYRAASYGLLIVMALIWLAAGDEGQDVVWKYISAFPIALVSGMTAWELLRCQSLRSLTPLRIATAVASIHALVYTARAFILPWWVAEHGPGVHLAASTLTMYEGVLYSIVLPMTLLKLIREETHGQLLRESQTDYLTRLGNRRWFFEQGARIIEGGAGRGPVAVLAFDLDQFKAINDRHGHQAGDQVLKFFADAARCVLGDGVLLARIGGEEFAALLSGPDARRATVLGAAVAQHFAVTVSGRDDSLGIPATVSVGLAQFEDKVPPLADALAAADRALYRAKALGGNRVELASAAASPVSC from the coding sequence ATGTACGTCGATCTCCTCACTCTTTACTTCATCATCATCGGAACGCTGCTCGCCAGTGCAGGCCTGACGTTCTGGGAGCATCGGACCCATCCCAGCCGCAGCGGATCATTGCGTATCCTGGCGGCGGGCTTCGCCACGCTTGCCGTGGGGTGCACCGTCGCGCTGTTCCGCGCCAAGCTGCCTGGCGCGTTCGGCTCGGCAGTCGCCAATCTGATCGTGCTCAGCGGTTATCTGTTGATCATGAATGGCGCGGCCTCGCTGAGCGGCAGGCGCTATCGCGCCGCTTCCTACGGTTTGCTGATCGTCATGGCCCTGATCTGGCTGGCTGCCGGCGACGAGGGGCAGGACGTGGTCTGGAAGTACATCAGCGCCTTCCCCATCGCGCTGGTCAGCGGCATGACCGCCTGGGAGCTGCTGCGCTGCCAGTCCCTCAGGTCGCTGACGCCCCTGCGCATCGCCACTGCGGTGGCGAGCATCCACGCGCTGGTCTACACCGCCCGGGCCTTCATCCTGCCCTGGTGGGTGGCCGAGCATGGGCCAGGGGTACATCTGGCCGCCAGCACCCTCACCATGTACGAAGGGGTGCTGTATTCAATCGTTCTGCCGATGACGCTGCTCAAGCTGATCCGCGAAGAGACCCATGGCCAGCTGCTGCGGGAATCCCAGACCGACTACCTGACCCGCCTGGGCAACCGCCGTTGGTTCTTCGAGCAGGGCGCCCGCATCATCGAGGGCGGAGCAGGGCGCGGGCCCGTGGCCGTGCTGGCCTTCGATCTGGACCAGTTCAAGGCCATCAACGACAGGCACGGCCACCAGGCGGGCGACCAGGTGCTGAAGTTCTTTGCGGACGCCGCGCGCTGCGTGCTGGGCGACGGCGTTTTGCTGGCCCGCATCGGCGGCGAAGAATTCGCCGCGCTCTTGTCCGGCCCCGATGCGCGCCGCGCCACGGTGCTGGGGGCAGCCGTGGCGCAGCATTTTGCCGTGACGGTATCGGGTCGGGACGACAGTCTGGGCATACCGGCCACGGTCAGCGTCGGGCTGGCGCAGTTCGAGGACAAGGTTCCGCCTCTGGCCGATGCGCTGGCCGCGGCGGACCGGGCCTTGTACCGGGCGAAGGCGCTGGGCGGGAACCGGGTGGAGTTGGCGAGTGCCGCCGCGAGCCCGGTGAGCTGCTGA
- a CDS encoding EAL domain-containing protein encodes MRIPFKNGWERCSLYAAVALALAFALAALPLLAYFAAHNQILAYGRDVALGYAQNVLERSERISDALKRDTQELNAVGGSDPCSAAHLGLMRDLALQSIDFMIIGHVSGNILRCSSYGPHPEGIDVGPPSYVGQYNVRRHVRLSATSRGDFLTVEDRGWIFFFSPDQPIDVPRRGVVSLATYSPMAREFRTHTGFLKPQWINAGRAGEETTFTDGSYVVAVLESKRYPTGVIAALPISRFSSLETLTESLAVAIALFIGLLLSALTLYLARKRTTVSSWTLRRALKGGEIHMVYQPIVDLKTGAWVGAEALMRWRRAQGVEIPPDIFIAKAESLGMIGEFTQRMLALVAQDARGIFARAGQFYLSINLAADDVKSDRIIADLRTLLADSGGNPQQFKVEVTERSILDESLGKDALDAIRALGMRVVVDDFGTGGANLKYLTTFTFDDLKIDKVFVQGIGTNAVTAEVAFHIVRIAKSLNMGLIAEGVETDVQAESLRQAGVESAQGWLYSRPRTTAALIDALPETTAGPTGAAAPRP; translated from the coding sequence ATGCGCATCCCCTTCAAGAACGGGTGGGAGCGATGCTCCCTCTACGCGGCGGTGGCGCTTGCGCTGGCCTTTGCGCTGGCCGCGCTGCCGCTATTGGCCTATTTTGCCGCGCACAACCAGATTCTTGCCTACGGCAGGGATGTCGCCCTGGGATATGCGCAGAATGTGCTGGAAAGATCGGAACGCATCTCCGACGCGCTCAAGCGCGACACTCAGGAATTGAACGCGGTGGGCGGCAGCGATCCTTGCTCGGCGGCACACCTTGGTCTCATGCGCGACCTGGCCTTGCAATCGATCGATTTCATGATCATCGGCCATGTGTCAGGCAATATCCTGCGCTGCTCTTCATATGGACCGCATCCAGAAGGCATCGATGTGGGTCCGCCCAGCTACGTGGGGCAGTACAACGTACGCAGGCATGTGCGGCTCTCGGCCACGTCCCGAGGGGATTTTCTTACCGTCGAGGACCGCGGCTGGATCTTCTTCTTTTCACCCGACCAGCCCATCGACGTGCCCCGGCGCGGCGTAGTGTCGCTGGCGACGTACTCACCCATGGCGCGCGAGTTCCGTACCCATACCGGATTTCTCAAGCCGCAATGGATAAACGCGGGCCGGGCCGGAGAGGAAACGACCTTCACGGACGGCAGCTATGTCGTCGCCGTGCTGGAATCCAAGCGCTATCCCACAGGCGTGATCGCCGCTCTGCCGATAAGCCGCTTCAGCAGCCTCGAAACCCTGACGGAGTCGCTGGCGGTGGCCATCGCCCTGTTCATCGGCCTGCTGCTGTCGGCGCTGACCCTCTATCTTGCCCGCAAGCGCACGACGGTATCTTCCTGGACCCTGCGCCGGGCGCTCAAGGGCGGCGAGATCCACATGGTCTATCAACCCATCGTCGACCTGAAGACGGGCGCATGGGTGGGCGCGGAAGCCCTGATGCGTTGGCGGCGCGCGCAAGGCGTGGAAATCCCGCCCGACATCTTCATCGCGAAGGCGGAATCGCTGGGCATGATAGGCGAATTCACGCAGCGCATGCTCGCGCTGGTGGCGCAAGACGCGCGCGGCATTTTTGCTCGTGCCGGACAGTTCTACCTCAGCATCAATCTTGCCGCCGACGATGTGAAATCGGACAGGATCATCGCCGATCTTCGCACCTTGCTCGCGGACAGCGGCGGCAATCCGCAGCAATTCAAGGTCGAGGTCACGGAGCGCAGCATTCTCGACGAGTCGCTCGGCAAGGACGCGCTCGATGCGATCCGAGCGCTGGGCATGCGCGTCGTGGTCGATGATTTCGGCACCGGCGGCGCCAACCTCAAGTATCTGACGACGTTTACGTTCGACGACCTGAAGATCGACAAGGTCTTTGTGCAAGGCATAGGCACCAACGCCGTGACCGCCGAGGTCGCGTTCCATATCGTCCGGATCGCGAAATCGCTCAACATGGGCCTCATTGCGGAAGGCGTGGAGACTGACGTGCAGGCCGAAAGCCTGCGCCAGGCGGGCGTGGAATCGGCGCAAGGCTGGCTGTACTCGCGGCCGCGGACCACGGCGGCACTGATCGATGCGCTACCGGAGACGACGGCAGGCCCAACCGGCGCCGCGGCTCCGCGCCCATGA
- a CDS encoding B12-binding domain-containing radical SAM protein, with product MSSLPLRVLSVIPPMTQLNTPYPSTAYLTGFLRSRDVTSFQEDLALALVLRLLSAEGLRAVAERIAQLPAQKHTPAVQAFVAQQARYLATIEPTIAFLQGRDPTLAHRIVGRNFLPEGPRFASLEVYLDEDGGDPLGWAFGALGLHDRAKHLATLYLNDLADVLRDGVDSRFEFVRYAESLAGSQPTFDPLARALAAPPTLVDDMLRSLTAEALARHAPTMVLLSVPFPGAVYAAFRIAQAIKAHDPSIVTVLGGGFVNTELRELKDPRVFDYFDYVTLDAGERPLLSLLEHVQGKRSRQRLVRTFLRDADTGAVRYVNMVEPDIAFAEVGTPTWDGLPLDRYLSLLDMLNPMNRLWSDGRWNKLTVAHGCYWKKCSFCDVSLDYIGRYEGASAAVLADRIEAIVRETGQTGFHFVDEAAPPKSLKALATELIERNTGISWWGNIRFEKTFSPELCELLADSGCIAVSGGLEVASDRLLTLMKKGVSVDQVARVTRAFTDAGILVHAYLMYGFPTQTVQDTVDALEYVRQLFDNGCIQSGFFHRFACTVHSPVGQNPEEYGVTLRPLPPVTFAKNDVGFHDPTGVDHDALGKALKKAIYNYMHGIGLDEDVRSWFPFHVPKTTVSKHRISRALSQRG from the coding sequence ATGTCCTCCTTGCCTTTACGCGTGCTGTCCGTCATCCCGCCGATGACGCAGCTCAATACTCCTTATCCGTCCACCGCCTACCTGACCGGCTTTCTGCGGTCGCGCGACGTGACCTCGTTCCAGGAAGACCTGGCGCTGGCCCTGGTGCTGCGCCTGCTGTCGGCCGAGGGCCTGCGCGCCGTGGCGGAACGTATCGCCCAACTGCCGGCCCAGAAGCACACGCCCGCGGTCCAGGCCTTCGTGGCGCAGCAGGCGCGCTACCTGGCGACCATAGAACCCACCATCGCCTTCCTGCAGGGCCGCGATCCCACGCTGGCGCATCGCATCGTGGGCCGCAATTTCCTGCCCGAGGGACCGCGTTTCGCCTCGCTGGAGGTGTATCTGGACGAAGACGGCGGCGATCCGCTGGGCTGGGCCTTCGGCGCGCTGGGCCTGCATGACCGCGCCAAGCACCTGGCGACGCTGTATCTGAACGATCTGGCTGACGTGCTGCGGGACGGCGTGGATTCGCGCTTCGAATTCGTGCGCTACGCCGAATCGCTGGCGGGCAGCCAGCCCACCTTCGATCCCTTGGCGCGGGCCTTGGCCGCCCCGCCGACCCTGGTGGACGACATGCTGCGCAGCCTGACCGCCGAAGCGCTGGCCCGCCATGCGCCCACCATGGTGCTGCTGTCCGTGCCGTTCCCCGGCGCGGTCTACGCCGCCTTCCGCATCGCCCAGGCCATCAAGGCGCATGACCCCAGCATCGTCACCGTGCTGGGCGGCGGCTTCGTCAATACCGAACTGCGTGAACTGAAGGACCCGCGGGTCTTCGACTATTTCGACTACGTGACCTTGGACGCGGGCGAACGGCCCTTGCTGTCGCTGCTGGAGCACGTGCAGGGCAAGCGCTCGCGCCAGCGCCTGGTGCGCACCTTCCTGCGCGACGCGGACACGGGCGCGGTGCGTTACGTGAACATGGTCGAGCCCGACATCGCCTTCGCCGAAGTGGGCACGCCCACCTGGGACGGCCTGCCGCTGGACCGCTACCTGTCGCTGCTGGACATGCTGAACCCCATGAACCGGCTGTGGAGCGACGGCCGCTGGAACAAGCTGACCGTGGCGCATGGCTGCTATTGGAAGAAATGCAGCTTCTGCGACGTCAGCCTGGACTACATCGGCCGCTACGAAGGCGCGTCCGCCGCGGTGCTGGCCGACCGCATCGAGGCCATCGTGCGCGAAACCGGGCAGACCGGTTTCCACTTCGTCGACGAAGCCGCGCCGCCCAAGTCGCTCAAGGCATTGGCGACCGAGCTGATCGAGCGCAACACCGGCATCTCGTGGTGGGGCAATATCCGCTTCGAGAAGACCTTCAGCCCCGAACTCTGCGAGCTGCTGGCCGACAGCGGCTGCATTGCCGTGTCGGGCGGATTGGAAGTGGCGTCGGACCGCCTGCTGACCCTGATGAAGAAGGGTGTCTCGGTCGACCAGGTGGCGCGGGTCACGCGCGCCTTCACGGACGCTGGCATCCTGGTGCACGCTTATCTGATGTACGGTTTTCCCACGCAGACCGTGCAGGACACCGTGGATGCGCTGGAATACGTGCGGCAGCTGTTCGATAACGGCTGCATCCAGAGCGGCTTTTTCCACCGCTTCGCCTGTACGGTGCATTCCCCGGTGGGCCAGAACCCCGAGGAATACGGTGTGACGCTGCGGCCCTTGCCGCCGGTGACGTTCGCCAAGAACGACGTGGGCTTCCATGATCCCACCGGCGTGGACCACGACGCGCTGGGCAAGGCACTGAAGAAGGCCATCTACAACTACATGCATGGCATCGGGCTGGACGAGGACGTGCGTAGCTGGTTCCCGTTCCATGTGCCGAAGACCACGGTGTCCAAGCACCGGATCAGCCGGGCATTGAGCCAGCGGGGGTAG
- a CDS encoding NAD(P)-dependent oxidoreductase, translating to MRQLLDRGLQVRAIVRSAGALADLGRDTRLSLMQASVLDLGNAEMARCASGCTAVLSCLGHSMTLKGMYGAPRRLVADATRRLCAAVWENRPDAPVRFVLMNTAGNSNRDLAEPVSFGQKCVVGLARLLLPPHADNEQASDYLRTQVGQTDAMVEWAVVRPDSLRNADAVTGYEVHPSPTRSAIFNAGATSRINVAHFMAELATDTATWSRWKGRMPVIYDQDMA from the coding sequence GTGAGGCAGCTGCTCGATCGCGGGCTGCAAGTCCGGGCCATCGTGCGATCCGCCGGCGCGCTTGCGGACCTCGGCCGCGATACCAGGCTGTCGCTCATGCAGGCCAGCGTCCTGGACCTTGGCAACGCCGAGATGGCCCGATGCGCCAGCGGCTGCACGGCGGTGCTGTCCTGCCTGGGCCACAGCATGACCCTGAAGGGCATGTACGGCGCGCCTCGCAGGCTGGTGGCGGATGCGACCCGACGCTTGTGTGCGGCGGTCTGGGAGAACCGGCCGGATGCGCCCGTCAGATTCGTGCTCATGAACACGGCGGGCAACAGCAACCGCGATCTGGCGGAGCCTGTTTCATTCGGCCAGAAGTGCGTGGTCGGGCTGGCGCGCCTGCTATTGCCGCCGCACGCCGACAATGAGCAGGCATCCGACTATCTGCGCACCCAGGTGGGCCAGACTGACGCAATGGTGGAATGGGCCGTCGTCCGGCCCGACAGCCTGCGCAACGCCGATGCTGTCACGGGGTATGAGGTGCATCCTTCGCCCACCCGCAGCGCCATCTTCAACGCCGGCGCGACCAGCCGTATCAATGTGGCGCACTTCATGGCCGAGCTGGCCACAGACACGGCCACATGGAGCCGGTGGAAGGGGCGGATGCCGGTCATCTATGACCAGGACATGGCTTAA